One Hydractinia symbiolongicarpus strain clone_291-10 chromosome 7, HSymV2.1, whole genome shotgun sequence genomic window, TTCATCATAGAACTTCTGCTGTTAGATGAAGATAATGATGAAACAGATGAAGTTAACATTATGTAATGATTTGAAAAGTAGATATTGCGTTTAAAATTCTATTATTTGTTTAGGACCCGTCTGTAACCTCCAGAATTTTAAGCCCTCTTCCCTGGGGCTAAATAGGGGAATTACGTTATCGCCCTGGGGCCAAATAGGGGAATTACGTTATCTTAATTAAATTATCTTATCGTAAATAACTATTTTATGTTTCACTTCAATTTAGTTTCGCTAAATCTCCTTAATTAGGACGAAAAACAATAATGTGTTAAGTGACCCCTCGTTGGAAATTTgagaatatgtttttttataccaATATATTATTTAGACGAACATCCACGCTGCGAGGCAACCACCCTGTTAAGCAACTACGCTGTGAGGCAACCACGCTATTAAGCAACCACGCTATTAAGCAACCACGTTGTTAAGCAACCACTCTGTGAGGGAAACACTCTGTTAAAATAGCCTAAACAAccttgtaaataaaataatgaaaataaacaaatcgttccatatgtttttttatttcaaatatttttcgtttttaattcGAAGCACTATTCCCAACTGTGTTatcctcttttaaaaaaacacattcttAACAGTAAGTGACAAAAAAACGCATTTAACTATTTTGTATTGTCAACCATGTCAGCGATATTAATGACTGATTATCGATTACttatccttttttttttctagtgCAAGTTAAATTTCAACTAAATTGCAAGTCCTATAAAAGCACAACATCCGTTTTTAGCTTCTACTAATCTTTAGTAGTTCTATTAATTATGTCTGCTTCATTCTACTACTCACATAGTAAGGTGGTGCAAGAGGTAACGTTCTTAGACCTGATATCGAAAGTCAACATCAAACTTGGTGATAGTTGTTTAGATATTGGATGCGGTCCGGGCAATAACACAAAAATACTGTCAAACCATGTAGGACGAACTGGATTGGTAATTGGTATCGACTCTGACCGTGAACGGATAAATCATGCGCAAAAAGCACATGCTGATGTTGAAAACTTAGCATTCAAGTGCATGAAAAGCATCGAAGTACCACTGGAGTTGAAAAAATTTGACTTAGTGTGTAGCAACGCTGTAATGCATTGGATGTCAGATGCAGATAAATTGATAACAATTGGTAAAGTGTTCGATATACTACGACCAGGTGGGATATTTGCAATCAATGCTAATCTGAACGTGCCTCCTAATATTTTACGACTGCTGTCCCTTGTGGATGATACAAACGTGAAGCGAGATAAAATTGATTTGGAATTTTCAAGCAAGGCAGGTTATAAATCAATGCTCACATCTACAGGATTTGATGTGATTAGTATTGATGAAATCAACTATGATTTTCCATTTACAAACCTTGATGTGTATTTAGAATGGATTCGAGCTTCTGGAGATATTCATCTCGatttaaaaacactttatgAGGATAATTCAAACCAAGTCGAGTTAGATAAATACGAGGATGGGAAAACTATAAAACATTATGCGCTCTGTTTAAACGTAATTGCCAGAAAGCCAATTAGTAAAGACCTTTAATAAATACTTTTAGCCCAAGCACAGCATCAGCTCCAGCTCCGATTTTTCACTTATCCATACATTACACAGATGCTAGATATATCCAGCACAAAGATAAATGATAATACGCCAGCCTgaaaaagaactttaaaaaatataggaATAAATTAGTCATGAAATTTTTTCTGCAAGATAGAAATACAGAGTTGTTGATTCTTTAAGCtggacagggtaacaacgggctgttcTCTGTGTTATTTTCTATATCAACTGAAGTTGCGATAACGTTTTTTTGTGAAAAGGGTTTTAGcctgtacggatgtgcaacatGATTTACCTGTAGTAAGTGCTCCAATGATATGATTAACTTTTGAACTTTCACGAAATCTTTTTCGAAAATTAATACTGAACGATTTTTCGCTATAAAGGGGTAATAACAGGTTGTAAATTGTTTTCATATTTCAGGTAAAGTTGCAGAATTAATTTTTCTCGAAATatactatataatatataaactcTATAATGATAATTTTCTGTGCGCTTTTCTCAATTTACGACATACGAAAAAAAGGTCGTGTTAACGAAAATGAAAATACGATAGATAAAAGACGGGCTACCCCGTGGATTGTTTCAcagatttaaccctattcggtccgggggggggcggattccgccccccctgacggtttttttttaataactcctgattgctttgttatatggctatgatacttactgagttttaacatttatctattagacacctgcatgctaattttttaggtcccatacttttcagaggctttgatattggccattactcgaaactacccctaaaaatctctatgaaatccttataatggagaaaGTATAATAACTGCTGtaaggattatccttagaacttgaaacttgcaacacacctttgtttcattaagaagaatgattttgaataatttgaacacgtgactaatccgatttcccgattttgtcggatttaacccgaaaatcggaaaaaaactgaatttccggcaatttttggcaattttttaaccgatccatgtaaaaaccggaagatatgttaaataacttttatttagctttcagaaacttcaaacagaatgtaaaaattcgctctagaacaaaagtaattatattttaagcagattgtggcatttttaaaaattttaaagcttttgatgacgtcacagaaaatgtgctgacgcaagcaaattttttttggcgccattttgttccttttatgacgtactataagtgtgctaagtttgattcaatatgatcaaccctatgaaaagttattgagggggggcggaatccgcccccccccccccccccggtcatagtatgttcgaaaaagcccggac contains:
- the LOC130649285 gene encoding trans-aconitate 2-methyltransferase-like; protein product: MSASFYYSHSKVVQEVTFLDLISKVNIKLGDSCLDIGCGPGNNTKILSNHVGRTGLVIGIDSDRERINHAQKAHADVENLAFKCMKSIEVPLELKKFDLVCSNAVMHWMSDADKLITIGKVFDILRPGGIFAINANLNVPPNILRLLSLVDDTNVKRDKIDLEFSSKAGYKSMLTSTGFDVISIDEINYDFPFTNLDVYLEWIRASGDIHLDLKTLYEDNSNQVELDKYEDGKTIKHYALCLNVIARKPISKDL